In the Ursus arctos isolate Adak ecotype North America unplaced genomic scaffold, UrsArc2.0 scaffold_5, whole genome shotgun sequence genome, one interval contains:
- the LOC113247489 gene encoding butyrophilin subfamily 1 member A1-like, whose product MANARDPVIFPPSCSIVFIILQLLSCSVPAKGKADFSVCGPGKTVLAVLGENVELPCHLSLNISAKDMELRWYRDQPSQVVHLHKNGTDLKEEQMREYQGRTTFLSARLDQGKATVKIHNVTVFDNGTFHCNFKDGTVSAEARLLLTVAGLGLKPRIQVRAVQGEGFWAQCTSEGWYPEPQKCQKDRNMVQLEEATLYRAEKQHSQGWTEDKVINVSPSLDPDTASPKLALSEDGKSVRRLFFDQELPDVPSRFDQDPCVLAREQFSAGRYYWEVQVGHRKAWNVGVCLESLDRKGRIPKAPQHGLWALELYKKTFWALAFPRVRLHPPEPLHQVGILLDCDAGTVSFYNVDNGSLIYTFSGLSFSEPLRPFFCLWTHDPTPLIIYSDCQPPEAVSSPQSQVPESMRTLLQQDP is encoded by the exons ATGGCAAATGCACGTGATCCAGTCATCTTTCCACCCAGCTGCTCCATTGTCTTCATTATCCTGCAGCTCCTGTCCTGCAGTGTCCCTGCAAAAG GGAAAGCTGATTTCTCTGTCTGTGGGCCTGGCAAAACCGTTCTGGCTGTGCTGGGGGAGAATGTGGAGCTACCATGTCATCTGTCCCTGAATATCAGTGCCAAGGACATGGAGCTTCGGTGGTACAGGGACCAGCCATCTCAAGTCGTGCACCTGCACAAGAATGGGACAGACCTGAAGGAAGAACAGATGAGGGAGTACCAGGGAAGGACCACCTTCCTGAGTGCTAGGCTGGACCAGGGAAAAGCCACAGTGAAGATACACAATGTCACAGTTTTTGATAACGGGACCTTCCACTGCAACTTCAAAGATGGCACCGTGTCCGCAGAGGCCAGGCTGTTGCTGACAGTGGCAG GGCTGGGCTTGAAGCCCAGAATCCAAGTGAGAGCCGTGCAGGGTGAAGGTTTCTGGGCACAGTGCACCTCGGAGGGCTGGTACCCAGAGCCCCAG AAATGTCAGAAAGACAGGAATATGGTGCAGCTGGAAGAAGCGACACTGTATAGAGCAGAGAAGCAGCACTCCCAAG GCTGGACAGAGGACAAAGTCATCAATG tgagcccatccctggaccctgacaCCGCAAGCCCCAAACTCGCTCTGTCTGAGGATGGGAAGAGTGTGAGGCGGCTGTTCTTTGACCAGGAGCTGCCAGATGTTCCCAGCAGATTTGACCAGGACCCCTGTGTGCTGGCCCGGGAGCAGTTCTCTGCTGGGAGGTATTATTGGGAAGTGCAGGTGGGGCATAGGAAGGCCTGGAACGTGGGTGTCTGTCTGGAGAGCTTGGATCGGAAGGGAAGGATCCCCAAGGCCCCCCAGCATGGACTCTGGGCCCTGGAGCTGTACAAGAAGACGTTCTGGGCCCTTGCCTTCCCAAGAGTTCGCCTGCACCCTCCAGAGCCCCTGCATCAGGTGGGCATTCTCCTGGACTGTGATGCTGGCACAGTCTCCTTCTACAATGTGGACAATGGATCCCTCATCTACACATTCTCTGGACTCTCCTTCTCAGAGCCCCTGAGGCCATTCTTCTGCCTCTGGACACACGACCCCACCCCCCTCATCATCTACTCAGATTGCCAG
- the LOC113247476 gene encoding putative butyrophilin-like protein 10: MANAHDPVIFPPSCSIVFIILQLLSCSVPAKGKADFSVCGPGKTVLAVLGENVELPCHLSLNISAKDMELRWYRDQPSQVVHLHKNGTDLKEEQMREYQGRTTFLSARLDQGKATVKIHNVTVFDNGTFHCNFKDGTVSAEARLLLTVAASPTTGLFAVVSNVTIQDKEVWGLFCSISSPLLRKKKMVNHHLPPPLSRSFPSMAWRTVLPLILTVAGLATVGATCLFQKCQKDRNMVQLKEDFMKQRSSTPKDGKSVRRLFFDQELPDVPSRFDQDPCVLAREQFSAGRYYWEVQVGHRKAWNVGVCLESLDRKGRIPKAPQHGLWALELYKKTFWALAFPRVRLHPPEPLHQVGILLDCDAGTVSFYNVDNGSLIYIFSGLSFSEPLRPFFCLWTHDATPLIIYSDCQPPEAVSSPQSQVPESMRTLLQQDP; the protein is encoded by the exons ATGGCAAATGCACATGATCCAGTCATCTTTCCACCCAGCTGCTCCATTGTCTTCATTATCCTGCAGCTCCTGTCCTGCAGTGTCCCTGCAAAAG GGAAAGCTGATTTCTCTGTCTGTGGGCCTGGCAAAACCGTTCTGGCTGTGCTGGGGGAGAATGTGGAGCTACCATGTCATCTGTCCCTGAATATCAGTGCCAAGGACATGGAGCTTCGGTGGTACAGGGACCAGCCATCTCAAGTCGTGCACCTGCACAAGAATGGGACAGACCTGAAGGAAGAACAGATGAGGGAGTACCAGGGAAGGACCACCTTCCTGAGTGCTAGGCTGGACCAGGGAAAAGCCACAGTGAAGATACACAATGTCACAGTTTTTGATAACGGGACCTTCCACTGCAACTTCAAAGATGGCACCGTGTCCGCAGAGGCCAGGCTGTTGCTGACAGTGGCAG CCTCGCCAACAACAGGCCTCTTCGCAGTGGTGTCCAATGTGACCATCCAGGACAAGGAGGTGTGGGGCCTCTTCTGCTCCatctccagccccctcctccgGAAGAAGAAGATGGTCAACCATCACCTTCCCC CTCCATTGTCCAGAAGTTTCCCGTCAATGGCATGGAGGACAGTGCTGCCTCTGATCCTAACTGTGGCAGGGCTTGCCACAGTTGGAGCCACCTGTCTCTTCCAGAAATGTCAGAAAGACAGGAATATGGTGCAGCTGAAAGAGGACTTTATGAAGCAGAGAAGCAGCACTCCCAAG GATGGGAAGAGTGTGAGGCGGCTGTTCTTTGACCAGGAGCTGCCAGATGTTCCCAGCAGATTTGACCAGGACCCCTGTGTGCTGGCCCGGGAGCAGTTCTCTGCTGGGAGGTATTATTGGGAAGTGCAGGTGGGGCATAGGAAGGCCTGGAACGTGGGTGTCTGTCTGGAGAGCTTGGATCGGAAGGGAAGGATCCCCAAGGCCCCCCAGCATGGACTCTGGGCCCTGGAGCTGTACAAGAAGACGTTCTGGGCCCTTGCCTTCCCAAGAGTTCGCCTGCACCCTCCAGAGCCCCTGCATCAGGTGGGCATTCTCCTGGACTGTGATGCTGGCACAGTCTCCTTCTACAATGTGGACAATGGATCCCTCATCTACATATTCTCTGGACTCTCCTTCTCAGAGCCCCTGAGGCCATTCTTCTGCCTCTGGACACACGACGCCACCCCCCTCATCATCTACTCAGATTGCCAGCCCCCAGAGGCTGTGAGCTCTCCTCAGAGCCAGGTACCGGAGAGCATGAGGACCCTCCTCCAACAAGACCCATGA